A window from Bufo bufo chromosome 1, aBufBuf1.1, whole genome shotgun sequence encodes these proteins:
- the LOC120991813 gene encoding chemokine-like receptor 1, which translates to MTSDTEDTEEINPIIYHMVQTFMIMSYSITFILGTTGNGLVIWIAGFKMKKTVNTLWFLNLAIADFAFDILFPLQITEWILDGHWPFGQTMCKVIYTILFLNMSVSISFLMIISIDRCLLIMCPVWSKNHRSPRSALTISVMIWSTCFMLSSPYLSFLDIIHDSENSISYCTSVYADDYDADTKMDQTLTVFRFVTMFLIPFSIIAICYSLVIFQIRRSRSLARSNRPLKVIIAIVLSFFCFWFPFYMWPFLEVLNVEFSITVDFIMSNLVCCIGFFNSCINPMVYVFVGRDFKETLSKSISFLLENTFKEKDISNTEPQYEQTMMETEMEDYTV; encoded by the coding sequence ATGACCAGTGACACTGAAGATACAGAAGAAATAAACCCAATAATTTATCACATGGTCCAGACTTTTATGATCATGTCTTACAGCATAACCTTCATCCTGGGGACTACCGGGAATGGCCTGGTCATCTGGATTGCAGGATTCAAGATGAAGAAGACAGTCAACACTTTATGGTTTCTCAACTTGGCCATAGCTGATTTTGCATTTGATATTCTCTTCCCTCTCCAGATAACGGAGTGGATTTTGGATGGGCATTGGCCCTTTGGTCAAACCATGTGCAAGGTCATATACACCATTCTCTTCCTTAACATGTCTGTCAGCATCTCTTTCCTGATGATTATCAGTATTGACCGATGCTTATTAATCATGTGTCCTGTGTGGTCAAAAAACCACAGGTCTCCCAGGTCTGCATTAACCATCTCAGTTATGATATGGTCAACCTGCTTCATGCTTAGTTCTCCATATCTTTCTTTTTTAGACATTATTCATGACTCTGAGAACAGCATTTCATATTGTACCTCAGTCTACGCTGATGACTATGATGCAGACACCAAGATGGATCAAACTTTGACAGTCTTTAGATTTGTCACCATGTTTCTCATCCCATTTTCTATAATAGCAATTTGTTATAGTCTTGTTATTTTTCAGATAAGAAGAAGCAGAAGTTTGGCAAGATCAAATAGACCTCTGAAAGTCATTATCGCTATTGTacttagttttttctgtttttggtttCCGTTCTATATGTGGCCTTTTCTAGAAGTCTTGAATGTTGAATTCAGTATAACTGTTGACTTTATTATGTCCAACCTTGTATGCTGCATCGGATTCTTTAACAGTTGCATTAATCCCATGGTCTACGTCTTTGTTGGAAGAGACTTCAAGGAAACTTTATCCAAGTCCATTTCATTTCTTCTGGAGAACACATTCAAGGAGAAGGATATCTCTAATACAGAACCTCAATATGAACAGACTATGATGGAAACTGAAATGGAAGATTATACTGTATGA